In Hippoglossus hippoglossus isolate fHipHip1 chromosome 19, fHipHip1.pri, whole genome shotgun sequence, the DNA window ggtggtggtggtgggagagTGGGGTGGGGTGTCAGAGGTGTCCACTAGCACTCCACCTCCCCTCCAAGTCCCCCCGCTTTGAGTCTGCCAAAACACTCCTCTTTGGCACTTTAGGCAGGCAGACTCAGCTTCTTTCCTTTCAGTACTGAAATGAGACAGGGCCGGTTTATGTTTAACATGACCACATGAACAGCATGTtataacaacacaaatacaaagtggTGGGCCTGCACAGCCCACAAACCTTACTTACTGATTCACAGTGGAGTTGCACTATATCTTAACGGGTGGttttaccaaaataaaaatgtattactttTGGTATCTATTATCGTCAAGCAGATAGTTCTGGGGTGTTtgtatatgcgtgtgtgtggaaaacATATTAGTTTAGGGACCATTTCTTTGGTAAAAACAGTAGTTGAGTGCGTTCTCTGGATTATTCACAGTAACaaggaaaaatgttttttgagtagcaaaaatttaatttcattcagcTTCATTCTACTGGGGCAGAAATCTAATGATTTCACTACATTAGTCAGGACTATTTGCAGAGCTGAATACCATTAGGGATGGGTGAAAAAGCCTTTGTTATAAAGTTTCAGTAGGTTTTGCCTCCCACACATGTCTGCTCTTCATCTTCGGTTGCTTGAACTTGGGgtcttcttttaaaatatatatctctGAGTTTCTGtgacaaatgatttaatttgatgtACACAAATTATGGCGTGAATAAAACTTCACAGTGAACATCTGAATTTAATTTTGTCTTGACGTGTTCTACTTCCAAAGAGCTGTTTATTTACAATAAGCATTATAATGACTTGTTGGTATTAAAGCTTCCAACAGGAAAATTTTGACTATAGTTGGCAGAACCCTGGAAAAGGTAGTCCAATTCAAATATGTTGTGAGGAGCGCAATAGTTCATGTCGGGACTCTCACAATTAGAACATAACATTCGGTATGATGCTTACTTCACTTGCAGAACAATCTGCTAAAAATTCTAATATTGACATGCACACTGgaatagaaatgtattttgatttCAGGTATAAGGCTATAGTAAAACACTAAGACAACATTGGTCTTGACGTGGACAACCGAATACTGACCACCGAATACTAGAATGTCTTTCTATCGATGGCTGCTTTAACTCTAAATCAGCATTACTTCAAACCTAACCAGCTAACGGAGCAACGCAAAACTTCTTAACGTTTTTACACTGCTTTATTAAATTAGAAGAAAATGCAGCGGCACTCACCTTTTGTTACATACAAATAGAAGAAATCGCAATAGAGGATGGTCTGCACCACTCCAGCAACGATGGCGATCATGTCAAAGAATCCCTCAAAGTAGAACCTCCATATCCAGTTGATGAGGTAGAGGGCTCTGTAGAGTCCCAGGAAGAACAGGTAGTGGGTGGTGATGGTCTCGGCCTCGCCAGTCTTGCTGATCATGAAGAGCTGGGGCAGGATGGCCACCGACTCCAAGTAGATGGAGAATGTCCAAAGGATctgggaaacagagagaggagaacatAGTGTTATAAATAAAAGAGCGCTGAAGTGTAATTTCACTACAGCAACCACCAGTGATTAGAATGACCTCACATATATTTGCATAGATTTCCAACTGAAAAATGTGCCACTTCTGTTTAACTGGAGGGCAACTGTGACACATCCTATTGaggtcatatatatatatatatatatatatatatatatatatatatatatatatatatatatatatatatatatatatatatatatatatatatatatatatatatatatatatatatatataactaacTGTGTTTCCCAAATTAAGCACATGCTCAAACCACCACATCTCTTTTTCTATATGCACAGAGCCACAAATACACAGCGCCAGGTCAGGTTTTAACCCACATGTGATGATACAAGTCGCGCTCAGGGACAGCTGCaccagctgtctgtctgtttaacATTATAATGATGCAAGCAGACACACATCATCACTTGATTAAGTTGATTGCAAAACAAATTATTTCTCATTCCCTCTCAAATATCTAATATGTATCTCCTACTTGGTGTAACTGATGTGTAGCTAATAGAAGCAACTGGTACAAATAGTTTGCTTTCTCCTGTTCAGAGTGAAGATtagaggaggtgaagtggagTAGGGTCATATCTAACCAACACAATAAACATCAAATTGAAACAATATGCCAGTAACTGACCAAAGGTTTGTTGTTTACTCGAACCATCATGAATGCCACTAGCTTTGAAACGCATATTCCTCCATGTAAACATGTTCATTGTATCATTTTGCCTCCTAGTTATACTTATGATGCTCGCTGTTTATATAAAAGAAGGGAcataattgaaaatgaaacttgattatttgatgatgatgagatgaAAATCTGTGTGCAACTGTTCTGGATGTTGAATATACATTCAGAGACATATGCACCTCCGCGGTATGAAAGGGGTATGGAGGAGTTTTTGTGTGGTAATTTCTTACCTCCAGGGGAGAGAAGTCGTGGTTAACCAAAAAAGCCAGGCCACCAACAGGGACCACCAGGAACTCCACTCTGAATGTGTCGTGGTTCCCGTCGTAAGTCGCCTTGAACTTGGCGTAGATGAGGTACACGGTGGCGTACGCACATCCAATGTAGATGACCTGAAAGATAAGGACAAAACCAAAGCATTAAAAAGGTGAGCATCCGCTGGTGTAGATCTCTAATTGTCTACCAtgaacacattcaaacagcggtgacaacacacacaaatccgtTGCATCTCGCTGGGCAGGCTTTGTCCTTTGGTAAACACAGGTGTGTCGGCTTTGTGCACTAGATCAGCATCAACACTGTGTGTTTAGTGCTtgggaagaaaaaaactacTACAGGGTGTGAGAATGAGAGTTGAGTGTTTCACCTTCATCGAGGTGTTGTagagggagatgaaggaggTGAGCAGGTCCAGGTAACGAGTGGTGAACACCAAGGCAAACAGGACCTGACTCTTTCCGGATATACCTGTCAGGAGACAGCAGAGGGCACTGAAACATTTGTAAGGCCTGGAAATGAAAGTGTACATGTAATGTCCTGGCTTCTAAAAAGGGATAGTTTGCAGAATGAGTGCACTCTTGTCCTGAGGACAGTCTGTCCACCCAGACTGTTGTGATGCAATTTGCAGATGATCTCAGGTGTCTTGTCTCAATTCCCCTCCAGCTGTTCAAGCatcattatatttaatttgtaaaagTCCACAAAAGGAAGTTCTACAGGCACAAACCTCACATCACAAACCAAATACTATACTTCACAGTTACTTAGAGGAAACCACAGGACTTACACACTAATCTATAACTCTTTACTATTTCCTATTAA includes these proteins:
- the LOC117752683 gene encoding ER lumen protein-retaining receptor 2, coding for MNVFRLTGDLSHLAAIIILLLKIWKTRSCAGISGKSQVLFALVFTTRYLDLLTSFISLYNTSMKVIYIGCAYATVYLIYAKFKATYDGNHDTFRVEFLVVPVGGLAFLVNHDFSPLEILWTFSIYLESVAILPQLFMISKTGEAETITTHYLFFLGLYRALYLINWIWRFYFEGFFDMIAIVAGVVQTILYCDFFYLYVTKVLKGKKLSLPA